The following are encoded together in the Candidatus Omnitrophota bacterium genome:
- the glgP gene encoding alpha-glucan family phosphorylase gives MGPLSEFLSLVNVDNFEDVYSKDITDDVYFGMPLESIIECEKRLRSQDSRCIAYFSMEYGLASSFYNRFSINRPIDIKNKSQENEVFSNFRLGDYFFTLKVGDIIDMPIYSGGLGVLAGDTIKTMADYKLPVAGIGMLWNSGYFKQRFWFKYGQVPEEMHWDHATYPGLIPLKDRVKISLKDEDIYLRLWKYYVYSYKHDYAIPLILLDSNLSENSEKDRHLTDQLYRSDNVWIKIMQRVILGMGGVSALRELKYNIDIYHLNEGHAIFSFIEKARGLPKEQVQDIRKNFVYTCHTPVEAGHDRFSHNDLSNVLNPKDLELTEEFGLESKNVINLTLLSMNASSAINAVSLNHQKVMHIQFPKYKDRIDYVTNGVHSHTWISSRFKELYEKYRPVLGDIEADPMSLSKVNRLRDDNEFRASIWNAHQNNKIELSNKLSKWKLDKDIFTLCWSRRMAGYKRPSLILEDVNRLIEISERVGPIQIIFAGKAHPNDDLGFTHINTMLDKIDRLTGSFGSLKIIMLENYEIALAHMLTSSVDVWLNNPLPPFEASGTSGMKAILNAVLQISTLDGWIVEAKDSNIGRIFGYCNKEGEIGNESELHLEQDSKELHKALEDMARLYYETNKGTSVNIDSEWIDIMINCVATGGYFNTYRMLDQYKEKIWKIK, from the coding sequence ATGGGGCCTTTATCAGAGTTTTTATCTTTGGTTAATGTAGATAACTTCGAAGATGTTTACAGTAAAGATATAACCGATGACGTTTATTTCGGCATGCCGCTTGAGAGCATAATCGAATGCGAAAAGAGGCTGCGTTCACAGGATTCACGCTGCATAGCTTATTTTTCAATGGAATACGGCCTTGCATCCAGTTTTTACAACCGGTTTTCGATTAACAGGCCGATAGACATTAAAAATAAAAGCCAGGAGAATGAAGTTTTCTCTAATTTCCGCCTGGGAGATTATTTTTTTACTCTTAAGGTCGGCGATATCATAGATATGCCTATATATAGCGGAGGTTTAGGGGTGCTTGCTGGCGATACTATAAAAACGATGGCTGATTATAAGCTGCCTGTTGCCGGCATCGGCATGCTCTGGAACTCCGGGTATTTTAAACAGAGATTCTGGTTTAAATACGGCCAGGTACCGGAGGAGATGCATTGGGACCATGCTACTTATCCCGGGCTTATTCCTTTAAAAGACAGGGTAAAGATTTCCCTAAAAGACGAAGATATATATTTGCGGCTTTGGAAATATTATGTTTACAGTTATAAGCATGATTACGCGATACCCCTGATATTATTGGATTCAAATCTAAGCGAGAATAGCGAAAAAGACAGACACCTTACTGACCAGCTTTACCGCAGCGATAATGTATGGATTAAAATAATGCAGAGAGTCATATTGGGCATGGGCGGTGTTTCTGCGTTGCGTGAATTAAAATATAATATAGATATCTATCATCTTAACGAAGGCCATGCGATTTTTTCTTTTATTGAAAAGGCCAGAGGCCTGCCGAAAGAACAGGTTCAGGATATAAGGAAGAATTTTGTTTATACATGCCATACGCCGGTCGAGGCCGGGCATGACAGGTTCAGCCACAATGACTTAAGCAATGTATTGAATCCGAAAGACCTTGAACTGACAGAAGAATTCGGCTTAGAATCAAAAAATGTCATTAATCTTACCTTGTTATCAATGAACGCTTCTTCAGCCATAAATGCCGTATCTTTAAACCACCAGAAGGTAATGCATATCCAATTTCCTAAATATAAAGATAGGATTGACTATGTTACTAACGGTGTGCATTCACATACATGGATTTCTAGCCGTTTCAAAGAACTTTATGAGAAATATAGGCCCGTCCTTGGGGATATAGAAGCTGACCCTATGAGCTTAAGTAAGGTTAACCGGTTAAGGGATGATAATGAGTTTCGCGCCAGTATTTGGAACGCGCATCAGAATAATAAGATAGAATTATCGAACAAGCTAAGCAAATGGAAGCTGGATAAGGACATATTTACATTATGCTGGTCAAGAAGAATGGCAGGGTATAAGCGTCCCAGCCTGATACTGGAAGATGTTAACAGGCTCATAGAGATATCAGAGAGAGTGGGGCCCATACAGATAATTTTCGCAGGCAAGGCTCATCCGAATGACGACCTTGGATTCACCCATATTAATACGATGCTTGATAAGATTGACCGGCTTACGGGTTCATTCGGCAGTTTAAAAATTATCATGCTTGAAAATTATGAGATAGCCCTTGCGCATATGCTTACTTCAAGCGTTGATGTATGGTTAAATAATCCTTTGCCCCCGTTTGAGGCCTCCGGGACAAGCGGTATGAAAGCGATTCTAAACGCCGTGCTCCAGATCAGCACCCTTGACGGCTGGATAGTCGAAGCTAAAGACAGCAATATAGGTAGAATATTTGGATACTGTAATAAGGAAGGTGAGATCGGTAATGAGAGCGAGCTCCATCTTGAACAGGATTCCAAGGAGTTACATAAGGCCCTGGAAGATATGGCACGTTTATATTATGAGACCAATAAAGGGACGAGTGTGAATATAGATTCCGAATGGATAGATATTATGATTAATTGTGTGGCTACCGGCGGGTATTTTAATACTTACCGCATGCTTGACCAGTATAAAGAGAAGATTTGGAAAATAAAATGA
- a CDS encoding potassium transporter TrkA — translation MFALIGLLIIITLSLIGVRIGAIALELTWLSPEIASFQAQSAFSGAGFTTSESEAIVAHPVRRRIIRLLILFGSAGITTSMATLVLTFMDKNGTDFAIKGIILLLGLLLIFLFARSRHIYVLMRKVISKALKKWTTMRIFDYEQLLGLSEGYCISRVIVRKNSWAVDKKLNELHLEQLGVLVLGIYRKIGRREKFIGGLTGETVINSGDILICYSQQDASPILSNEHHPA, via the coding sequence ATGTTTGCTCTGATTGGCCTTCTTATAATTATAACACTGTCTTTGATCGGCGTTAGAATTGGAGCGATTGCACTTGAGCTCACTTGGCTATCCCCTGAAATAGCATCCTTTCAGGCGCAATCTGCTTTTTCAGGTGCCGGTTTTACTACTTCAGAGTCAGAGGCTATAGTCGCCCATCCAGTGCGGCGCAGGATAATACGCTTGCTTATACTTTTTGGCAGTGCGGGTATCACAACGTCAATGGCTACGCTAGTCCTTACTTTTATGGACAAAAATGGCACGGATTTTGCCATAAAAGGCATTATTCTTTTATTGGGGCTATTACTTATATTTTTATTTGCGCGGTCAAGGCACATATATGTCTTAATGAGAAAGGTTATAAGTAAGGCTCTTAAGAAATGGACAACAATGCGTATCTTTGATTATGAACAGCTCTTAGGACTTAGTGAAGGTTATTGCATATCTAGGGTCATTGTGAGAAAAAATAGCTGGGCCGTTGATAAAAAACTCAACGAATTGCACCTTGAACAGCTTGGGGTGCTCGTTTTAGGTATTTACCGCAAAATTGGCAGAAGAGAGAAATTCATCGGAGGACTGACCGGAGAAACAGTTATTAATTCCGGAGATATCCTTATCTGTTATTCTCAACAGGATGCCAGCCCAATTCTAAGTAATGAGCATCACCCTGCTTAG